AAGAGCAAaggtggggaaagaaaaggatcAGAATGGATCAGTGAAAACACCGAGTGTCTAgaggggggctgtaagaaagaaggggaaagactCTTCAGTAGGgcctgttgtgataggacaaggggaatggtttcaaactagaagaagggagatttacaatggagataaagaaaaagttttttacaataaaatttttttattgtatttttaaattttttaaataaaaaactgGCTCAGGTTatccagagaggcagtggatgtccctgcagacagccaaggtcaggctggatgggctgtgagcactgatggagctgtgggtgtccctgctcagtgcaggcagtgggacagaTGGCCTTGAAgggttccttccagctcaaaccaCTCTATGACATGCAAGCACACATTTGTGGTGAGAGAACATTAATATTAGaaagcagggaaggaaggggggaaaaaagctgtgtgaatgtttggtttttttttttcttctctttttctgctcatATCACTTATCTGCCTAAATACACCTTATTGGTTGATTTGGGATTCTGATGACATATCTGCCCTCCCTTTTCTTTGGTAGACGGAAGGAAGTGGGCTAGGAAATGAACTATCAGCTCCTAGCCTTGGGTCAGGTTAGTGATTTTATGCTGCAATGGGAAGGGTGATAGTGGTTGAACTTCACTATAAATAGGAGACCACGGCTGGCTGTGAGAGACACAgactgaaggagaaagaaaacctgTGTGCCCCATCACTGCGTGCACTCACCTAAAGCAGAAGAGGCTGCAATGGCTTTTGCCAGCTATGCTGCAGTGGTAAGTGTTTATATATGGTGTAAGGAATCTATCCTGAGCATTTGGAAGTGGGTATGGTTCACATCTCCAACATGTGACTGTCCTGGTTTGGGAGGCAAGGGAGTGTCTGTTATGCATCTGTAAGAGCAGCATTGCTATTGCCGACAGGGGATTGAGCcatgcagacttttttttttagacaacTCACCATCAAAACAATAGAcagctgaaaagagaaatggagGAGTGAATACCTGTGCATTTAAATTCCTGCCTCGGTAGTATTTGCAGCACTGTCAGCTCTTTGGGTACTCCTAAAAGCTTTGCATATCTGTCTTCATTCAGAAGAACGGTAGAAAGCTCTCAAATTTCACCAAGAAAAGGGTTATTTCCAGCAGGTGTCTCCTAGGTGGCTGACATTTCCTGGTCTGGAGAAGCATATGTCTTACATAGGtaggtaagtttaggttggttTAGTTCTTAGCCCACCTTGTAGAGATGTTTGACACTGAAGGAGGAGGATGCTTTCGCAGCTTGTTGGAGAGATGCCCTACTTGGTGCAGTGCCAACGGTGAATCAGAATTTGAATCAGAATTTAGCATCCGTTACGCTGAGCATTGTTCAAATCTTactctattttttcctgctgatgCATCTCGCCCAAACACAAGTGTGAAGATCTGCTGCCCAGTGCTGATTCACAGCAACGAAGGAATGCAGGATGCTAGTTCCTTGGTCCATCGATGGATGGTCCAGCCACAGTTCCTTGTGCTCTCTCGTGGCTGAACAGAGACAATGACACCTTTCCCTCTCCCAGTTCAGGTCTCTGCTTTTGGTGCTGGTTTTAGCACTCACTGTAAGGAGCTCGCCCCATGGGAAGTTTGGTCATCCTCGACCCaggaaggttggtggccctgagAGGCTTAGTGAAGACTGCCTGAACCAAAAGGACCCCAACTTCCCTACGATGGTGAAAGTTGACGTTCGCATTGGCAGCTCTGATCCTGCCTCTAGGATGATCCATGACATCAGGAACCGATCTCTCGCTCCTTGGAATTACAGGTAACTCTATAGGTGTTATTTGAAACATAATGGCCATGATGCACAGTTGTCTTTTGGGCTGAAAAAATGTCTCATTCTCAGCGTATGCCCAGAGTCTTGTGAATATTGAAAGCTCCTCTTGACACACGTGTTCATTTTGGTGTTGGGTGAATAAACTGCAGTGCAAAGGGATATCACTGGATGGTTTCTAATTAACATGTCAGTCAATAGTTCccttagaaaaagaagaatgtcaGTACATTGTAGTTTTACATTTTCCTAACTGAAACAAATTTTTGAatgctgaaattaaaacaagcaaacatgaATGGTCCATTTGCTATCAGTTATTTATTTCAACCAGCCATTCATCAACTCCATTCACCTACTGATAAACGATATGGCAGCGTTAGCTTCCCAGAATTGATTCCAATTGTAGGAAatcatttaaagaaatgttAAGGATTTGGAAGTTCTTTGGCTTTATGTCATAGTGGGTAAATGGTATGGTgctttaggttagatatcagggggaagttctttacagagagagtggtgaggtgctggaacagctgcccagagaggctgtggatgccccgtccatccctggaggtgttcaagaccaggttggatggggccctgggcagcctgggctggtattaaatgtggaggtcggtggccctgtctgtggcagggggttggagcttcatgatccttgaggtcccttccaaccctggccattctgtgattctggagGCAAAAAAGAAGATCCTACCAAGACATACGCACAAGAACACAGCAAACATATCAAACCCTTTTGTGTCCCTATCCCCAGGCTCGATGAGGACCCCAACCGCTTCCCCCAGGTGATAGCTGATGCTGAGTGCCGCCTTTTGGGCTGCTTGAACTCACTGGGGCAAGAGGACCGCAGCCTCAACTCCGTCCCCATCACACAGGAGATCCTCGTCCTCCGGAGAGAGCAGCGGGGCTGCCAGCCCACCTACCGCCTGGAGAAGAAACTGATCACTGTGGGCTGCACGTGTGCTGCTCCAGTCATCCAGCACCAGTCCTAGGAGGAATCAGCAGCGGGTACAACGTGGGGAGGAAGAACTGTCTCCTACGAACACCTCTTAGGAGAAATCCCAGTCACCTTCCTTGCATCCAGTGCGACATTTCTGAATTCGGGCAAATTAACTCCCGAGACACTGATTCTTGCTGTAGTTCATTTTTAGAGTTCAGCATGGGAATCATCACTGCCTATTGATGGAGGGGAGAAAGGGAAACATTCATATTTCTATTTATATCTTCTATTTATGATTGTATTTATGAGTCAAAATATCCAAAAACTGGTGCATGCTTACCTGTATTTATTCAATAATTTATCAGCATAATAAAACTTGTCTATTActtaaaagaatgttttgtggtagctcaaaatgaaagcaggaaCAGGGTAGAGTGGGTTTGTACTGCAGTGGCACTGcaagatttcagcaaagctaATGAGAACTTGCATTCTAATCAGAGGAAAGGATGAGGAAAAGGgttgaaagcagagaaatgaggttacacaggcagtgctggaggagctggaaaTGGAACTGAAGGGATGGTGGGAAAAACAGTATGTAACACAGCCTTGCAGAATGGCAGCCGAAATTTGGGTTGGATCTAGCCTGGTTCACATGACCTCAGAAAATCTGTCCTTCCAAACAAGATATCATCCTTAAGAACTTCCTTCAACTCCACTAGCTAGATGGTTGGCTGAGCAGAAATTCAGGGAAATGTGCAGAGGTGGATTCATCTCACTGCTCGttatccaacctggccttgaagcTGTGGGTGAGGAACCCTCCATATCaagagaataagaaagaaacacctccagggctCTTTGCTGTtaagcatttttgtttcctccccTGAGCATCTTGTGTCAATATTAGGTCCAACCATATCCTTTCATGCTTGACTTTCAAGCAGCATACACTCCCTGGGAGCCTACCTAAGCCAGTTAAACAATCCATGGGCAGCACGATGGAGAAACCATCTCATTCAATTACAAGCACTTATACTCATTTGTGGCAGCAGCTGTTTCACTATGACCGTTAAGCCCTTCATGTGGTGGGCAGCAATCCCACAGAGGCGTTCTCTGTACGCACTTGCTCAACTCCAGCACTGCTCTTCCAGTAACCGCTGACCAGGAAATCACAATCTGACACTCAGCTCTTGCTGGTGACCTATTTCTCTCCTTCTCAATAGGCCTAACCTGTGGGATTGTCCTCGTTTGTTCTGTGGAGAGAAAATGAGCCTGATGCTCTTTCTCTGCTCATAATTGTGTTGGCATTGGGTTCATGGCAGCTGAATGGGTGAACTCTCCTGTGTCAACCACTCTACCTTAAGATTTGTTCTAATAGGAGGAATGGTGAAGCGGCTAATTAAGGAAATTCAAAAGCAATTAACTAAAGAATTAAGGAAGCTAATTCTGGACCTCACCGataggtcacagaatcacagaatggccaggtttGCAGGTTTAGGTCAAGAGAGTTGGTTGGTTCAGGTCATGAGGCTTTGACTCCATCTGTTGTTGACTACAAACCACACATCTCTCAGTAAGGCATGCACTTGTTTGTGGGGATTGTTTCTAAATAAATCCAGCAGAAAAGCTTATATCCTTCTAATGGCGTCGTTCTTAGAGAGTCgttttgcagctgctggcttTTAAGGTGAGGTAGGTTGGGTTTGATTCCCAGCAATCTAAGAACATGGCAAACGAGATCACTCTTCCTGTAAGCAGCACAGTCATATCACCACCAAGAGCAGATGATACACTTTGAAGCTGAGGACCAGATTTTGCTAAAGGCTCTACCTATTTTTCTCTCCTGGCCCATCTCAGTGCTGGGTCAGTCATCGTCTCTactcccagcacagctgtggatcTGGCTCTGAAAGAGAGCTTAGGGCAGCCTTTAGGGACTTGGTTATTGTGCCAGGAGGACAAGGCACAGCTGTAGGCATAGAAGCTCCACAGTGTCTCCTCATATCTCACCTATGTGAACAGGTTGGTGCCtgagcttttcctttctgctcttctgctcgCCTCTCCCTAACCTCCTTTTGCTGTCCTTTGCTTGCCCTTGGCTGTGCCCAGCTGGGACCTCGATCTGGGGAGCAGCTTTCATGAGATGGTGAAGGAAGCATAAAGAATCCTGTATTAACACAGAGGCACAGTACGGATGTAAGCCCAGGCAAAAGCCTCTTCCCAAATCTGTGCTGTGAGGTATTTTCCTGCTGGTGTGATCCAGGCTTCTCTGGGCCATTAACAACAGGCAGAGGTTCTTGGTCTTGCAGCCCTTTTGAAAACCTCCAGGTTTACTTGTTGCTCAAAATTACTACTTTTAAAAGTCAACAGAAgttaaatacatgaaaaatacagatgttGCAGCCTTAAGGGTTCAGGGGAAAACGGGAGCTATGCAAGCTGTGTGTTTAGTGAACCAGAGAAGCAATAACTTGAAAATCCAGGAACAGTCATGGCTTGCTGGGAATTAGAACTAGCAGGCAAAGTTCTGAGGGGATGAACACTTTGCTGATCAGTCCTTTGGGTACCTAAGGCTTAATGGCAACACAGTGAATAGAGATGAGATGACTTTCCACACCAGCTGTGGGTCCTGGCCATACTGCAAGGTGACCTGAGAGATCCAGAACAGAAACTGCACCCATGTCACCATCACAGGATGAAATGTGAGACGTGCCTCTACTCCCCTCCTCGTCCCTTGACTTTCTTCctcttacatttttcttctctgatattatttttaaacgTATGCTTTAGTAGACTTTAGGTGAGTGGGCCAAGATGATATCTTCTACAGCACTGttccatttctgctttttgtgattatttttttgccCCTTTCTTTCTAGCCTAATCTTAAGAAATCTAGCCTagtctttcttctcttttttgtaacttcataatattaataatacaCTCGATACTCTTTGAGATCATGTACCAAGCAGGTTCTACTCAGCTGTGTCTGGACGTAGCTTTCTAGAAGTGAGTTTTGATAGTTTTACTATCACGTACAAAGAgttatgtttctgttttatttccatcCTTACTAAGCACAGTTTGTTTGTATCAAGGTCAAGATTTCTTGTTCCAGTAAATGAGCAGAGATCGTCTATCTTCTCTCTGAGTTGCtgctattattttttcagttttctttttctttcagacttCTGAAATCTGCACTGCTCACTTATCTGGGCCCCCTTCTCATAGTAAGTTTTGCCAGAGTGTTGAAACTTTCATCTTTCACAGGCATCTGGCATCTTTGTGTCTTGATTTGATAACGGGCACCGATGAGCACTGATATCTGATCATTTGCcacacagatcacagaatcacatgaGTCATAGAATagtctgggttggaagggagctcagtgatcatctagttccaaccccctgccacggACAGGGTTGGCACCCACTAAATCAGGCTGTGgagggccccatccatcctggtcttgaacacctccaggatggggcacctactgctctctgggcagcagtatCAGGGTCTCACTGCCCTTTTAGTGAAAGATTTCCCCCCGACATGCACAGAGAAACTAAGGGGCTGATGAGATGACCTTGTGACAAGGTGCCTTTGTTTGGAATTAGTTTTCACCTTATCCAGTGGGTTTAGTAATACAGAGAAAGATGTCTTAGGTGACGATGCCAGAAATTTCTAAGGGAATTCACAATAGGATTGAAAACAGTCTTCCACCTAAATGAATCCAGGCAACGACCCCAAAGGATGGAACACATCCcttacaaggacaggctgagagagctggggctgtgcagcctggagaaaagaaggctctgagggcacctgatagtggcctttctgtacctaaaggggagctacaggaaagaaggggacagactcttcagcagggtctgtggtgataggataaggggaaatggtttcaagttcaAAGAAGacagatttaggttagatataaggaagaaatctcttacagtgagggtggtgaggcactgagaAAGGTTGACCAGAGTTGTGGTTGATCCCCATcactggagactttcaaggcaaagctggatcaggccctgggcaatctgatctagctgtggtgtccctgtgcattgcaggggagttgtactaaatggcttttaaaggtcctttccaacccaaaggattctatgattatagCCATAATATTACCTGCTTCTAATTGAGCAATATTAGTGATAGAtggacagctggactagatgatcttagaggtcttttctaaccttatggttccatgattctattcTGCAGAAGCATGTACAACATCCATGCACATTACAGAATTTGATACAGGTCAAGTAAATTAAGATGGTTGTGCCTTAAGGAATGGATTTCACTGGGTTGGTAAAAGGTCCAAGGAATAATGACACTGCTGGAAGAGGGACTGGAATATCTTTGCAGCAGAAAGTTGTACTCATTTTGGCACTTCATCTGTCTGACCTGGTTCTGACTTTTTCCACGTTGTCGCTCTCTCAGAATTGCTAATAAATCTGTATTACTCATGTGCCAACCCTAACTAATTGTCTTGCCTCTACGAGATGATAAAAGGTCCTTCATTTTGACTGTTATAGACAATGAGCCAAAGCTCCTCCCCATAGCAAGTGGTAGGACATTGAGAGGTTATTTAACGGACAAGGCACCCAGCTTTATTTCAGTCTTCTTGGATTAAAATTTAACTTGATGAAAATCTCAGAGTTTTTCACCTCCCTGAGAGCAGCCATAAAAACATCGTGATCTTGGCAAAGAAGCTTGTCTTTGAAAGACAGAACACTGTTATGTTCCTTGCTATTtgcttggggtttttttgcagtCTGCTCCTGTGCTTGATATTCCTGGTACAGCCAGCTGGGTGAACTTCAGGACCTGCAGCAGACTGTAAGGAGGAACTGATGGAGATAAGGTAGGAAACAAGCAAGTTAGGATCTTGCATACTGCTAAATACCCTCATATGGGCAATGTTATGTCAGGATGTATTTGATGGTAATTAAAGCTGTGAACAAAACTTCACTGTTTCTGCTGCACATAATGTGACGACTTTGAAAGGGTGGATgatagcaggacaaggggaaattgttttaagttgagggagggaagatttaggttagatttaggtgaagaagttctttcctacgagagtggtgaggtgttggaacagctgcccagagaggctgtggatgccccgtccatccctggaggtgttcaaggccaggttgaatggggctctgggcagcctgggctgctatgaaatgtggaggttggtggccctgcctgtggtggtgGGGGTGTTGGAACTTGATGGgttggtcctttccaacccaagccattctgtgtgatttaTGGTTAATTAATGTTTCACAGGCCCAGTGAATATCTGCTAGGTAAAACAATGGTATGAaatccctggctgtgctgtcAGATTAGTTTGTATAAGTTGATGCACCTGATTTTTGCCAAGAGCTGATGAGTGAGGGCTTGGGCTCATTGGAACAGCTGGAGGGAAAAACTTCCAGCAAAAGCTGGGTTGATAACATCTCCAATTAGCACAGTTGGTTATAGAGAAGATGCTTTCACCCAAGAGGACCCTGCCTCCTTTGGGATCTGTTGGATgtggctcagggcagcctggtctggtggttggcgaccctgcacatagggTCATTCTATGATCTGCATTCCTGAGCATTTTTTGAAGTTCTGCACTTCCTGTTGCACTTGTTGGTGCCCAGGAAGGTCACATCTCCCCCACACGGGAGCAAAGCAAAGAGCCATGTCCGTGCAAACCACCCTTCCATTAAAACATGGAACATTTTCACCAAGCTCCTTCAAACGTGCGTTCCTGCGGTGTGAGATTCCCACCTACACAAGTGTCTTCACAGCCGTGTAGAAGTGCTGTGTCAGTGTGCTCTGTATCTGGAGCATTGGGAGGACACGAGCGTGGAGGAAATTACAGCTGCGGTTAGCAATTTACTCTGAGCAGCAGTTGATTACTTCAGTGATCCACCTGACTCACTCATGCTCCGTTCCCTACCTACGCAGGAATAACCAAAGTTAAGCTTCATGGCACACTCCATTTTGGGAGAGTaagtttcttttctgctaaCGAAGCATTTAGAGTGTTGTGTTGAACATTTCCTTGACAACTCCTTTTCAATCAGATAATGAAGTGATCTGGGCAGTCACCCGTGgctttatttttgctgaagTGTCGTTTAGTAAATTATTTCCCCCCCAGGTGCCTTTCTTTCTCTATGGGTAAAGCAATGCTAATGATACGAGTGCTAATTGTCCTGTGTTCTTCACGTTCTACTGCAACAGAGCTAGGTTTTATcaacagaatttcattttttttgtattgtacAATATTTTGTATTGTAAAAATCCTTTATATGGTCATAATAGAACAGAGTGATTTCTTGCCGTATGAGAAAAAGTTCCTTCAGAAAGAGAGGACACCAAAGAGTTGATTTGCTGTTtgattttttattgctttgagATAAATAAACATAGATAATTACAAACTTGTTTACCAGCATAAATAGAATTAAATAAATAGGTTTTTCTAAGTGTTGAGTAAAGACGTGTAAAGCGTTCCCATCACTCTTCTCACGGAGCACCTGGAAGGGGCTGTATTCTGAATCCAGAGttttaaaggggaaaaggatttaaaaacaaaacaagcacaaaacTGAGATTATTGCTAATCGTTATGGTTCAGCCCTGCGGATTTTCATCGCTGTTAGGcaaggcagttctcctgcagctccccgCTCGTGTGCTGTGGGCTCCCTTAGGCCTGGTGCTGGATCAGTGGGGTGACACACGTGCAGCCCACGGtgatcattttcttctccaggcgGTACGAGTGCTGGCAGCCCCTCGGCTCGCGGCGCAGGACGAGGATCTCCTGTTTGATGGGCACGGAGTTGACGCTGTGGTCCAGCTGCCCGGCCGAGTTCACGCACCTGGAATGGCGGCACTGGGCATCAGCAACCAAGCGGGGGAAGCGGTTGTGGTCCTCATCGATCCTGTAAATTGACATGGAAGGATAGAGAAGCGTTGGCAggggaaatgctgctgctttgctacAGATATGTTAGTCTGGAGCTTTATGAGCTCGCCGGGTGGATACCATAGCCCCCGGAATATTGCCTATAAAGGGGCAGAAGACCCTCTGCTATTACTGGTTTTTGAAGTGCAAGTAAAGTATCAGTAAGTACTGCATGTTTTTGGCTGCAAGACTTGCGTGCAAAGGGCTTGATTCAAACAGGCATTGACTTTGAAGGACTAGTTAGAAGTGGGCTAATGGACTAACGGACCCAAAGAGCTTCAGCTCTTCCCCACAACAAACGCTCTTAGGGCCTGATGCTGGTGTTAGTAAAGcaccactgacttcagtgcaaTGTCAGACCTCTGAGGTTTTCGATGATCTCTTAAGTGGCAAATGTATTTGAAGATAAATCTTGCCCCAGTATGTACATTAATTAAATTACAAGGataatttacttttcttcttctatatTGGCCTATACCATACTTTTACTCTATCCCCCTTTATTCATCGATTAGCTTACAAAAAGGATTACATGGACAGTGGCTATCCTTACGTTGCCAAAATCTCTCAATATTGAAGTACTTAAAGATACAGGCATAGCCTCTGCACTACTCCTAACCCAGTGCATTTCTAGTCCATGGGGACAGACACAGTACCTGTAATCCCATGGAGCCAGTGAGCGTTTGCTGATATCAAGAGTCACTTTGGTATCCTGGTTCATGTTGCTGATGCTTATGTTGACTCTCACAGTTTGAGGgaattttccatctttttggGTTGGGCATCCAGCATCTCCTTTCTTGAAGAGGCTCTCCGGCTCAAGTCCTGGCCATATCACCTTCCCATGGACAGAAATGCTGGCTGACAGCACGGCCAGCAACACCAACAGCAATGGTCTGAACTGGAGAGAAATGGTACATTTAGGACAGAGAAAGTATAGCTGCTATAGCATCACACAACTAATAATACTTCTGTGTGTCTGGGAAATTCATTCACACTCATCCTAGCTGGTAGTAAAAGCTCATACTGTAGATTGGGGTAGTTATGGAAAAATTTGTCATATATCACATTCATCTTTGCATGGATTAATTCTTACTGACACTGATGTACAGTCAGTTGCCACTTGGTGATATATAAAATCTCAGTTATACTAAATAATaaatccaaaaataaataatatatttgagGTATTAAAAGAGTACAGcatcaaagaaaaattactCTAGGGTTGAGTTTTCAATTTATTCCTTGTCTTAGTTTATGTTGCAGTATATGGTGTGCTAACAAACCCATACAGTGTGTCCCATGCTGGTGCTATTCAGCAGCCGCCtgtttcagttcttttcaatAATTCAAGGTTTAAacagctgttttaaaaatgggtgccccattcctgagAGTCATCTATTAAATACATCTTTGTCAAAttaggggaaaataaaacacaaagcaagtTCTTACCAAAGGAGAACAAGGGATTGGAgacatcttccttttcttgctgCAGCTGATGCTTGTGCTGGGCTCTGTTGAACTGAAGGTGACTGTGTGCATCTGCTGCTGGTCTTTTTATAAGGGCTTTCCTGCCGTCCTAGTTAAAGGGAAGTAGGTGTTTTTTCCCACTCTTACCAGTGGTTTCTTGTCTTAAATTGAAAAGTATATGTGTATATTCCATTAACGCAGGTGGAAAACAGGATACAGGTCCCTCCCCTTCTTAGATTTGTAAGTGATGTCATTGCTTTATCTGTGTAGTGACAAAACTCCATGCTGATGTTagaaaaccactgaaaaatTGACATGCACACCTCAGCGCCTGTATGCAAAGTCTGAGGTTTAGAATTGGGACTGGAGTCGTTGGTTAGTCAAATGTAAATAAACGTGCTTCGTGGTCTCAACTCGAGGTGCTGTAGGTATCACAGACAGTAGCATCACTGTCACTGATGGCTTGGATCCACTTGTTGGTCACTCCGATGGCTCTTCATTTGGAATTGGGCAGGTGCTGGACAgccagtttttcatttttttccccctcaaattTCCAAGTCTGGATCAGCTTATTTTTtatacatagaatcatatcatagaaacatagaatggcttgggttggaagggacctcaaggatcatcgagctccagccctctgccactggcagggccgccaacctccatatctaatactagacgTACATACCTCACCTGC
This genomic stretch from Meleagris gallopavo isolate NT-WF06-2002-E0010 breed Aviagen turkey brand Nicholas breeding stock chromosome 2, Turkey_5.1, whole genome shotgun sequence harbors:
- the LOC100547361 gene encoding interleukin-17F-like, which codes for SLSQFRSLLLVLVLALTVRSSPHGKFGHPRPRKVGGPERLSEDCLNQKDPNFPTMVKVDVRIGSSDPASRMIHDIRNRSLAPWNYRLDEDPNRFPQVIADAECRLLGCLNSLGQEDRSLNSVPITQEILVLRREQRGCQPTYRLEKKLITVGCTCAAPVIQHQS
- the LOC100546746 gene encoding interleukin-17A-like, whose product is MSENILVKIEMQQLYFLCPKCTISLQFRPLLLVLLAVLSASISVHGKVIWPGLEPESLFKKGDAGCPTQKDGKFPQTVRVNISISNMNQDTKVTLDISKRSLAPWDYRIDEDHNRFPRLVADAQCRHSRCVNSAGQLDHSVNSVPIKQEILVLRREPRGCQHSYRLEKKMITVGCTCVTPLIQHQA